In Actinoplanes sp. NBC_00393, a single genomic region encodes these proteins:
- a CDS encoding nucleotidyltransferase domain-containing protein gives MSEEIKRYLTAISETARAVLARNFVGAYAAGSLALDAFQAGRSDVDIALLCRDPLSEAVKRELIARLRHNVLPCPARGLELVVYTEAVARSGTKEPGFELELNDGPAMDFRQTLQPSDRPADDGTFWYGLDRSILHQSGRALSGPPAAETFADLSADDLRCLLIDSLHWWMALPTPANDEPAAGADDAVLGACRALVRYRDGIWLSKIEAGRHLLSTGYQPTEVIEQSIAARSGKPSPSGPQSRMFQRGVLEEISAST, from the coding sequence ATGTCTGAAGAGATCAAGAGATATCTCACCGCGATTTCCGAGACTGCGCGGGCGGTGCTCGCCAGGAACTTCGTCGGGGCGTACGCAGCCGGTTCGCTGGCCCTGGACGCCTTCCAGGCGGGCCGCAGCGACGTTGACATCGCCCTGTTATGCCGTGATCCGTTGAGCGAAGCCGTCAAGCGGGAGTTGATCGCTCGCCTCCGGCACAACGTGCTGCCCTGCCCGGCACGAGGGCTGGAACTGGTCGTCTACACCGAGGCCGTGGCCCGATCCGGCACCAAGGAACCCGGGTTCGAGCTCGAACTCAACGACGGCCCCGCCATGGACTTCCGGCAGACCCTGCAACCATCAGATCGTCCAGCAGACGACGGAACGTTCTGGTACGGACTCGACCGCAGCATCCTGCATCAAAGCGGTCGCGCCCTGTCGGGCCCACCGGCAGCAGAAACCTTCGCCGATCTCTCAGCAGACGATCTGCGCTGCCTGCTCATCGATTCCCTGCACTGGTGGATGGCGCTGCCCACCCCGGCAAACGATGAGCCCGCAGCCGGTGCGGATGATGCGGTTCTCGGTGCGTGCCGAGCGCTGGTCCGCTATCGCGACGGGATCTGGCTCTCCAAGATCGAGGCTGGCCGCCACCTCCTTTCGACCGGCTACCAGCCGACCGAGGTGATCGAACAGTCGATCGCCGCACGGTCCGGCAAGCCATCTCCGTCAGGCCCGCAGTCGAGAATGTTTCAACGGGGCGTCCTGGAGGAGATCTCAGCCTCGACGTGA
- a CDS encoding NADP-dependent oxidoreductase: MRAIALDDYGDADVLALRELPDPAVGPDVVRIRVRAAGVNPVDYKIRQGHLQGAFPHHTPLIPGWDVAGVVDAVGPAVTRFAVGDEVMAYARKDSVQHGTYAELVGVTETAVAAKPAALDFVQAGGLPLAGLTALQALTAVGVAPGDVVLVHAAAGGVGHLAVQLARALGAARVIGTASDANHDFLRGLGCEPIRYGDDLPDRLATLAGGDGRVDAVLDFVGGDALSQSPRMVRSAARHASVVDPQVKEQGGRYVFVRPDGEQLEALGELADGGRLRVEVAREFPLAEAAEAQRLLEKGHVRGKVVLTIP; encoded by the coding sequence ATGAGAGCTATCGCACTGGACGACTACGGCGACGCTGACGTGCTGGCACTTCGTGAGCTGCCGGACCCGGCAGTCGGGCCGGACGTCGTGCGGATCCGGGTACGCGCGGCCGGCGTCAACCCGGTCGACTACAAGATCCGGCAGGGTCATCTGCAGGGCGCCTTTCCGCATCACACGCCGCTGATCCCGGGCTGGGACGTCGCCGGCGTGGTCGACGCGGTGGGCCCGGCGGTCACCAGGTTCGCGGTCGGCGACGAGGTCATGGCGTACGCCCGGAAGGACTCGGTGCAGCACGGCACGTACGCCGAACTGGTCGGTGTGACCGAGACCGCGGTGGCCGCCAAACCCGCCGCGCTGGACTTCGTGCAGGCCGGCGGCCTGCCCCTGGCCGGCTTGACCGCGTTGCAGGCGCTGACCGCGGTCGGCGTGGCGCCCGGCGACGTCGTCCTGGTGCACGCCGCCGCCGGCGGGGTCGGGCACCTGGCGGTGCAGCTGGCCCGGGCGCTCGGCGCGGCACGGGTCATCGGCACCGCCTCCGACGCCAACCACGACTTCCTGCGCGGGCTCGGCTGCGAACCGATCCGGTACGGCGACGACCTGCCGGACCGTCTGGCAACGCTGGCCGGCGGTGACGGCCGGGTCGACGCGGTGCTGGACTTCGTCGGCGGCGACGCGCTGAGCCAGTCGCCGCGGATGGTGCGTTCGGCGGCCCGGCACGCCTCCGTCGTCGATCCCCAGGTCAAGGAGCAGGGCGGCCGTTACGTCTTCGTGCGCCCCGACGGTGAGCAACTGGAGGCGCTCGGCGAGCTGGCGGACGGCGGCCGGTTGCGCGTCGAGGTGGCCCGGGAGTTCCCCCTGGCCGAGGCCGCGGAGGCGCAGCGTCTGCTGGAGAAGGGACACGTACGCGGAAAGGTCGTCCTCACCATCCCCTAG
- a CDS encoding DUF427 domain-containing protein, whose product MESVWDYPRPPRLERAAARVTIVHAGQVIVDSDRCWRVLETSHPPVYYVPRADIADGVLEPGAGRSYCEFKGVASYWDVVAGDTRVPRAGWSYENPSPAYADIAGAVAFYPSRVDECRVAGELVRPQEGDFYGGWITADITGPFKGGPGTRGW is encoded by the coding sequence ATGGAGTCGGTCTGGGACTACCCGCGGCCGCCGCGGCTGGAGCGCGCGGCGGCGCGGGTGACGATCGTGCACGCCGGGCAGGTGATCGTCGACAGCGACCGCTGCTGGCGGGTCCTGGAGACCTCGCACCCGCCGGTCTACTACGTGCCCCGCGCCGACATCGCCGACGGGGTGCTGGAGCCGGGCGCCGGCCGGTCGTACTGCGAGTTCAAGGGTGTCGCCAGCTACTGGGATGTGGTCGCGGGGGACACCCGGGTGCCGCGGGCCGGCTGGTCCTACGAGAATCCCTCTCCGGCGTACGCGGACATCGCCGGTGCCGTCGCCTTCTACCCGAGCCGTGTCGACGAGTGCCGGGTGGCCGGCGAACTGGTCCGGCCGCAGGAGGGCGACTTCTACGGCGGGTGGATCACCGCGGACATCACCGGCCCGTTCAAGGGCGGCCCGGGTACTAGGGGATGGTGA
- a CDS encoding response regulator transcription factor → MIRTLIVDDQPMIRVGIRAILESQDDMTVLGEAENGQLGVEKSRSLRPDVVLMDVRMPVLDGLAATRAILGPDRVAGHTPRVLMLTTFDLDDYIYAALQAGASGFLLKDSEPEDLQRAVRVVASGEALLAPSITRRLIENFVEARPRRPAVATALNGLTDREREVLRLMALGKSNAEIAAALFIAEQTTKTHVSRILQKLDLRDRVQAVVFGYETGLVTPGGRP, encoded by the coding sequence GTGATCCGCACGCTGATCGTGGACGACCAGCCCATGATCCGGGTGGGCATCCGCGCGATCCTGGAGTCGCAGGACGACATGACGGTCCTCGGCGAGGCCGAGAACGGGCAGCTCGGCGTCGAGAAGAGCCGCAGCCTGCGCCCCGACGTCGTGCTGATGGACGTCCGGATGCCGGTGCTCGACGGGCTGGCCGCCACCAGGGCCATCCTCGGGCCGGACCGCGTCGCGGGACACACGCCGCGGGTGCTGATGCTGACGACGTTCGACCTGGACGACTACATCTATGCCGCGCTGCAGGCCGGCGCCAGCGGCTTCCTGCTCAAGGACAGCGAACCCGAGGACCTGCAGCGGGCCGTGCGGGTGGTGGCGAGCGGCGAGGCGCTGCTGGCGCCGAGCATCACCCGCCGGCTCATCGAGAACTTCGTCGAGGCCCGACCGCGGCGGCCGGCTGTCGCCACCGCGCTCAACGGGCTCACCGACCGCGAACGCGAGGTGCTGCGCCTGATGGCGCTCGGCAAGTCGAACGCGGAGATCGCCGCGGCGCTGTTCATCGCCGAACAGACCACCAAGACGCACGTGAGCCGAATCCTGCAGAAACTGGACCTGCGCGACCGGGTGCAGGCGGTGGTCTTCGGCTACGAGACCGGCCTGGTCACACCCGGCGGCCGGCCCTGA